Proteins from a genomic interval of Arachis hypogaea cultivar Tifrunner chromosome 10, arahy.Tifrunner.gnm2.J5K5, whole genome shotgun sequence:
- the LOC112716924 gene encoding histone-lysine N-methyltransferase, H3 lysine-9 specific SUVH1, with protein MEEGLAQNSVPPSGPIDKSRILDVKPMRSLIPVFPMSPQAPASGQYPSGFSPFFPFGGPQQGSSGAPRGGAIPAPIRAYRSPAGAGDGGTSMDGSSGRKNTASRSARSAAKRNKKAVGVPVDASGLVGISPAQREDGSREVVHLIMTTFDAIRRRICQLDDAKELSSGSIKRSDLKACNTLMSKGIRTNLRKRVGAVPGVEIGDIFYFRMELCIVGLHAPSMGGIDSLHVKGEFEEEIIAISIVSSGEYDDEAEDNDVIIYTGQGGNFNKKDKHVTDQKLERGNLALDRSSRQRNEVRVIRGIRDGANPNSKIYVYDGLYKIQDSWVDRAKSGGGVFKYKLVRVPGQPSAFAVWKSVQKFKSGFPSRTGLIIGDLSSGAESIPVSLVNDVDNVKAPAYFTYFHSLRHPKSFSLMQPSHGCSCGKSCVPGDLNCSCIRRNDGDFPYTGGSILVSRRPLIHECGPTCQCFPNCKNRASQTGLKHHMEVFKTKDRGWGLRSLDPIRAGSFICEYAGEVIDQARLNQLAKEGDANEYVFDTTRIYEEFKWNYEPRLLEEVSTNDSTEDYTMPYPLIISAKNVGNVARFMNHSCSPNVFWQPILYEENNQSFLHVAFFAISHIPPMTELTYDYGIASSGHAGGSRDSKGKKRCLCGSSKCRGSFG; from the coding sequence ATGGAAGAAGGGTTAGCTCAAAACTCAGTTCCACCTTCAGGTCCCATTGATAAGTCAAGGATTCTGGATGTGAAACCGATGCGTAGTTTGATACCGGTGTTCCCAATGTCACCTCAAGCTCCAGCCTCTGGGCAGTACCCTTCTGGGTTTTCACCATTTTTCCCATTTGGTGGACCTCAGCAAGGATCTTCAGGGGCCCCAAGGGGTGGTGCGATACCGGCTCCGATACGGGCTTATAGGAGCCCTGCTGGGGCAGGAGACGGTGGGACGTCGATGGATGGGTCTAGTGGGAGGAAGAATACAGCTTCTCGAAGTGCTAGATCGGCTGCAAAGAGGAATAAGAAAGCTGTAGGAGTACCTGTTGATGCAAGTGGTTTGGTTGGTATAAGCCCGGCTCAAAGGGAAGACGGAAGCCGGGAAGTTGTTCATCTTATAATGACAACATTCGATGCGATTCGGAGAAGGATCTGCCAACTTGATGATGCCAAGGAATTGAGCAGCGGGTCGATCAAGCGGTCGGATCTTAAAGCTTGCAATACTTTGATGAGCAAAGGGATTCGAACAAACTTGAGGAAGAGAGTGGGAGCAGTTCCTGGGGTTGAGATAGGGGATATCTTCTATTTCCGAATGGAGTTATGTATTGTTGGTCTGCATGCTCCCTCCATGGGTGGAATTGACTCTTTGCATGTGAAGGGTGAGTTCGAGGAGGAAATTATCGCTATAAGCATTGTTTCATCaggagaatatgatgatgaagcTGAGGATAATGATGTTATAATTTATACTGGTCAGGGTGGCAACTTCAACAAGAAAGATAAGCATGTGACAGATCAAAAGCTTGAAAGGGGTAATCTTGCTTTGGATAGAAGTTCGCGACAACGCAACGAGGTAAGAGTCATTCGGGGCATAAGAGATGGCGCCAATCCAAATTCAAAGATCTATGTCTATGATGGTCTGTATAAAATCCAAGATTCTTGGGTGGACAGGGCAAAAAGTGGCGGTGGTGTGTTCAAGTATAAGTTGGTAAGAGTTCCGGGGCAGCCGAGTGCGTTTGCTGTTTGGAAATCAGTTCAGAAATTCAAGTCTGGATTCCCTTCGAGGACTGGGCTTATTATTGGAGACCTCTCCTCAGGAGCCGAGAGTATTCCGGTATCACTTGTCAATGATGTTGATAATGTGAAGGCGCCTGCATATTTCACTTACTTCCATTCCCTCAGGCATCCGAAATCCTTCAGTTTGATGCAGCCTTCACATGGCTGCAGCTGTGGTAAATCATGTGTCCCTGGTGATTTGAACTGCTCTTGCATTAGGAGAAACGACGGAGATTTTCCCTACACCGGTGGCAGCATTTTGGTGAGTCGAAGGCCGCTGATTCATGAATGTGGCCCCACATGCCAGTGTTTCCCTAACTGCAAAAATCGAGCCTCCCAGACCGGTCTCAAGCACCACATGGAAGTGTTCAAAACAAAGGATAGAGGATGGGGTCTtagatcactggatcctattcgtGCCGGTTCTTTCATTTGTGAGTATGCAGGAGAAGTTATTGATCAAGCAAGGTTGAATCAGCTCGCGAAGGAAGGAGATGCTAATGAATATGTTTTCGACACAACTCGAATTTATGAGGAATTCAAGTGGAACTATGAACCTAGATTACTCGAAGAAGTGAGCACAAATGACTCTACAGAGGACTACACTATGCCGTATCCTCTTATTATTAGTGCCAAGAATGTTGGGAATGTAGCTAGATTCATGAACCATAGTTGCTCCCCAAATGTTTTCTGGCAACCTATCTTATATGAAGAAAACAATCAATCATTCCTACATGTGGCGTTTTTCGCAATCAGTCACATTCCCCCGATGACCGAGTTAACCTATGACTATGGTATTGCTAGTTCTGGCCATGCTGGTGGTAGCAGAGATTCCAAAGGGAAAAAGAGGTGCTTATGTGGATCGTCAAAATGCCGCGGTTCCTTTGGTTGA
- the LOC112718026 gene encoding 18.5 kDa class I heat shock protein-like — MSIIPTTNSLEENSSLALPQLSREDPLFVSKDVDWKETAEAHVFRADMTGLNKEEVKVEVEEGGVLQISAERSLKASIDNGVLTVTVPKDDLNLLHAVSN, encoded by the exons ATGTCGATTATCCCAACAACGAACTCCTTGGAGGAAAACTCTTCCCTTGCACTGCCACAACTGTCACGGGAGGACCCCTTGTTCGTGAGCAAAGACGTGGATTGGAAGGAGACGGCAGAAGCGCACGTGTTCAGGGCTGATATGACGGGTCTGAACAAAGAGGAGGTGaaggttgaagttgaagaaggcGGTGTGCTTCAGATAAGCGCCGAGAGGAGC CTCAAAGCTTCCATCGACAATGGGGTTCTAACTGTCACCGTCCCCAAAGACGACCTCAACCTATTGCATGCTGTTTCCAATTGA
- the LOC112718028 gene encoding uncharacterized protein has product MAPKRAHTDSDDEDDIFYYRFCSSSSSAQAQAQAQAQTKTITTAAGSASSSSSLAPSKSTLYVSNLDYALTNSDLHTLFSTFGRIARVTVLKDRHTRLSRGVAFVQFVTREDARRAADQMHGKILNGRTLSASIALDNGRAPEFIRKRVYKDTGRCFECGQSGHLSYDCPRNRLGPRQRPPPKRGRRGGGGGLGRGGRGSRRREEDDDDDDDDDEGSDGGGAGAERFEDDNWASVVDGGADERLLGRNEKVVAKKKEKKAGYFSDESDEDDE; this is encoded by the coding sequence ATGGCGCCCAAGAGAGCACACACCGATAGCGACGACGAAGACGACATCTTCTACTACCGCTTCTGCTCTTCTTCCTCATCTGCCCAAGCCCAGGCCCAGGCCCAGGCCCAGACTAAGACTATTACTACTGCTGCTGGatccgcttcttcttcttcttccttggcTCCCTCAAAATCAACCCTCTACGTTTCCAACCTGGACTACGCCCTAACCAACTCCGACCTCCACACACTCTTCTCCACCTTCGGCCGCATTGCCCGCGTAACCGTTCTCAAGGACCGCCACACCCGACTCAGTCGCGGCGTCGCCTTCGTCCAATTCGTCACTCGCGAAGACGCCCGCCGCGCCGCTGATCAAATGCACGGCAAGATCCTCAACGGCCGCACGCTCTCCGCCTCCATCGCACTCGACAACGGCCGCGCTCCGGAGTTCATTCGCAAGCGCGTCTACAAGGACACTGGCCGCTGCTTCGAGTGCGGCCAGTCCGGACACCTCTCCTACGACTGTCCCCGCAACCGCCTGGGTCCTCGCCAGCGCCCGCCTCCGAAGCGTGGCAGGCGCGGAGGCGGCGGAGGTTTGGGAAGAGGCGGGAGAGGCAGCCGGCGAAGGGAGGAAGATgacgatgacgatgatgatgacgatgagggATCAGACGGTGGCGGCGCCGGCGCGGAGCGGTTTGAGGATGATAATTGGGCTTCGGTTGTAGACGGCGGCGCCGATGAGAGGCTTTTGGGGAGGAATGagaaggttgttgccaagaagaaagagaagaaagctgGGTACTTCAGCGACGAGAGCGATGAAGATGATGAATGA
- the LOC112716926 gene encoding protein NCA1: protein MTPVCPFVKASRPDDSTPKKSGENSVKHQADSDSKCPFSKKEASDSASSSPKCPFGYDQNSFKIGPFSCVICQALLFESSKCVPCAHIFCKACISRFKDCPLCGADIEKIEPDTNLQGLVDRFIEGHARIRRSVSSNQGEETKESGQVEYEDVSLERGSFLVQHAMRAFRAQNLESAKSRLSICAEDIRSQIEKAGDTAELCSQLGAVLGMLGDCCRGMGDANSAVAYFEESVEFLSKLPKDDKEITHTLSVSLNKIGDLKYYDGNLQAARSYYLQSLNVRRDVIKHNSTVPTQVLDVAVSLAKVADVDRNLGDEKLATDGFQEAIDMLESLTLDSEASGLEQRRQSVLEFLKSQVSEKQEQAETQVEATA, encoded by the exons ATGACACCAGTTTGCCCGTTTGTCAAAGCTTCTCGGCCTGATGATAGTACTCCTAAAAAATCAGGTGAAAACTCGGTTAAACATCAGGCCGATTCGGACAGTAAGTGCCCCTTTAGTAAGAAGGAGGCTAGCGATTCGGCTAGTTCCTCGCCAAAGTGCCCTTTTGGATACGACCAAAACTCGTTTAAGATTGGTCCTTTTAGCTGTGTGATATGCCAGGCACTTCTCTTTGAGAGTAGCAAATGTGTGCCATGTGCTCATATTTTCTGCAA AGCATGTATATCACGCTTTAAGGACTGTCCATTATGTGGGGCTGATATTGAGAAGATTGAGCCTGATACCAATCTCCAAGGTTTGGTTGATCGATTTATTGAAGGTCATGCCAGGATCAGAAGGTCTGTTAGTTCAAACCAAGGAGAAGAAACAAAAGAGAGTGGACAGGTTGAATATGAGGATGTTTCTTTGGAAAGAGGTTCGTTCTTGGTCCAACATGCCATGAGG GCATTCCGGGCTCAGAATTTAGAAAGTGCCAAATCGAGACTCAGCATCTGTGCTGAAGACATTCGTAGTCAGATTGAAAAAGCGGGTGATACTGCAGAATTATGCTCACAGCTTGGGGCAGTCTTGGGTATGCTTGGTGATTGCTG CCGAGGAATGGGCGATGCTAATTCTGCTGTCGCATATTTTGAAGAGAGTGTTGAATTTCTGTCTAAATTGCCAAAAGATGATAAGGAG ATCACGCATACCCTTTCTGTTTCACTTAATAAAATTGGAGATCTTAAATATTATGATGGGAACCTGCAAGCTGCAAGATCTTATTATTTACAGTCTTTGAATGTTCGTCGTGATGTCATCAAGCATAATTCAACTGTCCCAACTCAG GTCCTTGATGTCGCCGTTTCTCTTGCTAAAGTTGCGGATGTTGACAGAAATCTAGGAGATGAAAAGTTGGCTACTGATGGATTTCAAGAAGCCATAGACATGTTGGAATCACTGACATTAGATTCTGAAGCCAGCGGGCTTGAGCAACGG CGGCAATCGGTGCTAGAGTTTCTAAAAAGTCAAGTGTCTGAGAAACAAGAACAAGCCGAGACACAAGTCGAGGCAACTGCCTGA